Proteins encoded in a region of the Streptococcus sanguinis genome:
- a CDS encoding DUF6556 family protein produces MENYSRSNKNKTKSSKKPTKQHIKTGLSAFQKTIATIASILSIIIASITIMNLTSHKDEKSKSDTSSSTATTTIIKEIEKETSSPASTAATDTAASSSDTAAVETSASSSAADTAAGDTTASSSAADTATNTQTEASN; encoded by the coding sequence ATGGAAAACTATTCTCGCAGTAATAAAAACAAGACAAAATCATCTAAAAAACCTACTAAACAGCATATTAAAACCGGCCTTTCAGCCTTCCAAAAGACTATTGCAACGATTGCCAGTATCTTATCCATCATCATTGCCAGCATCACGATCATGAATCTGACCAGTCATAAGGATGAAAAATCAAAATCGGATACCAGCAGCTCTACTGCAACGACTACCATTATCAAGGAAATCGAAAAAGAAACAAGCAGCCCTGCTTCAACGGCTGCAACTGATACTGCTGCTTCCAGCAGCGATACAGCAGCGGTTGAGACTAGTGCATCTAGCTCTGCAGCAGATACAGCAGCAGGCGACACTACTGCTTCTAGCTCTGCGGCAGACACTGCAACCAATACACAGACAGAAGCTTCAAACTAA
- a CDS encoding ABC transporter substrate-binding protein — protein sequence MRKLYSFLAGILLIIIVLWGVSYQIESRTQSKESDKLVIYNWGDYIDPELLTEFTKETGVQIQYDTFDSNEAMYTKVKQGGTTYDIAIPSEYMIAKMMKEGLVEKLDHSQIKGLENIGSDFLDQPFDPGNQYSIPYFWGTLGIVYNEKMVDKAPEHWNDLWRPEYKNSIMMIDGAREVMGIGLNSDGHSLNSKDADQLQEAVDKLYTLTPNIKAIVADEMKGYMIQNNAAIGVTFSGEARQMLEANEDLRYVVPTEASNLWFDNIVIPKTVKNKKAAYQFINFMLRPENAYKNALYVGYSTPNLPAKAMLPKEIQEDEAFYPTEETMKHLEVYEQLGPKWLGTYNDLYLQVKMYRK from the coding sequence ATGAGAAAGCTCTATTCATTTTTAGCGGGGATTCTGCTGATTATCATAGTTTTGTGGGGTGTCAGTTACCAGATTGAAAGTCGGACGCAGAGCAAGGAGAGCGATAAGCTGGTCATTTACAACTGGGGTGACTATATCGATCCTGAGCTGCTGACTGAGTTTACTAAGGAAACTGGTGTCCAAATCCAGTACGATACCTTTGACTCCAATGAAGCCATGTATACGAAAGTGAAGCAGGGCGGCACAACCTACGACATTGCTATTCCCAGTGAATATATGATTGCCAAGATGATGAAAGAAGGCTTGGTAGAGAAGCTGGATCATAGCCAGATTAAGGGGTTAGAAAATATCGGATCTGACTTTTTAGACCAGCCTTTTGATCCGGGAAATCAGTATTCGATTCCTTATTTTTGGGGAACGCTGGGCATTGTCTACAATGAAAAAATGGTTGATAAAGCTCCTGAGCATTGGAATGATCTCTGGCGTCCTGAATACAAAAACTCCATCATGATGATTGATGGAGCCCGTGAAGTCATGGGAATTGGTCTGAACTCAGACGGTCATAGTCTCAACTCCAAAGATGCAGATCAGTTACAGGAGGCTGTCGACAAGCTCTACACTCTGACGCCAAATATCAAGGCCATTGTGGCTGATGAGATGAAGGGATACATGATTCAGAACAATGCAGCTATCGGAGTAACCTTTTCGGGTGAGGCTCGTCAGATGCTGGAGGCCAATGAAGACCTACGCTATGTCGTGCCAACAGAAGCCAGCAATCTTTGGTTTGACAATATTGTCATTCCCAAAACCGTCAAAAATAAAAAAGCAGCCTATCAGTTTATTAACTTTATGCTGAGACCGGAAAATGCTTATAAGAACGCCCTTTATGTTGGTTATTCGACACCAAATCTTCCTGCCAAGGCCATGTTGCCTAAGGAAATTCAGGAAGATGAGGCTTTTTATCCGACTGAGGAAACGATGAAACATCTGGAAGTTTATGAGCAGTTGGGCCCTAAATGGCTGGGAACCTACAACGATCTCTATCTTCAAGTCAAGATGTATCGGAAGTGA
- a CDS encoding ABC transporter permease: MKKIANLYLAFVFLVLYIPIFYLIAYAFNAGEDMNRFTGFSLSHFQNLFEDSRLILILVQTFFLAFLSSLIATLIGTFGAIYIYQVRKKYQDAFLSINNILMVAPDVMIGASFLILFTTAKFQLGFLSVLASHVAFSIPIVVLMILPRLKEMNDDMIKAAYDLGASQLQMLKEIMLPYLTPAIIAGYFMAFTYSLDDFAVTFFVTGNGFSTLSVEIYSRARQGISLEINALSALVFLFSIALVIGYYFITREKEETV, encoded by the coding sequence ATGAAAAAAATTGCAAATCTCTATCTAGCCTTTGTCTTTTTGGTGCTCTACATCCCTATCTTTTACCTGATTGCTTATGCCTTTAATGCAGGGGAAGACATGAATCGTTTTACAGGATTCAGTCTTAGTCATTTTCAGAATCTCTTTGAGGACTCACGCCTGATTTTGATTTTGGTTCAGACTTTCTTTCTAGCTTTCTTGTCTTCATTGATTGCGACGCTGATTGGAACTTTTGGAGCCATCTATATCTATCAAGTCCGCAAGAAATATCAGGATGCCTTTCTGTCTATCAACAATATCCTCATGGTGGCACCGGATGTCATGATTGGGGCAAGTTTTCTGATTCTATTTACCACTGCAAAATTCCAGCTGGGCTTCCTGTCTGTGCTGGCTAGCCATGTTGCCTTTTCTATTCCGATTGTGGTGCTGATGATTCTTCCGCGTCTGAAAGAAATGAATGATGATATGATTAAGGCTGCTTATGACCTAGGCGCTAGCCAATTGCAAATGCTGAAAGAAATCATGCTGCCTTATCTGACTCCAGCCATCATCGCTGGCTATTTCATGGCTTTTACCTATTCGCTAGATGACTTTGCTGTGACCTTCTTCGTTACAGGCAATGGCTTCTCTACTCTGTCTGTTGAGATTTACTCCCGTGCTCGTCAGGGAATTTCTCTGGAAATCAATGCCCTGTCAGCCTTGGTCTTTCTCTTCAGCATTGCTTTGGTAATTGGGTATTACTTTATCACCCGTGAGAAGGAGGAGACTGTATGA
- a CDS encoding ABC transporter permease yields MKKTTSNLFLLPYLLWIFLFVLAPVVMIIWKSFFNIEGQFTLENYQTYFTSQNWTYLKMSLNSVLYAGIITVVTLLISYPTAFFLTQLKHKQLWLMLIVLPTWINLLLKAYAFIGIFGQNGSINQFLTFIGVGPQQILFTDFSFIFVASYIELPFMILPIFNVLDDLDPNLINASYDLGANRWETFRRVVFPLSLNGVRSGVQSVFIPSLSLFMLTRLIGGNRVITLGTAIEQHFLTTQNWGMGSTIGVVLIVAMLFTMWATKERRGR; encoded by the coding sequence ATGAAGAAAACAACCTCTAATCTTTTTCTCTTGCCCTACCTACTCTGGATTTTCCTCTTTGTCCTGGCACCTGTTGTCATGATTATCTGGAAATCCTTCTTTAACATTGAAGGGCAGTTTACTCTGGAAAATTACCAGACCTACTTCACGTCGCAGAACTGGACCTATCTCAAGATGAGTCTGAACTCGGTCCTTTATGCAGGAATTATTACTGTTGTAACCCTGCTGATTTCCTATCCGACCGCATTCTTTTTGACTCAGCTCAAGCACAAGCAGCTCTGGCTGATGCTGATTGTCCTGCCGACCTGGATCAATCTCCTACTCAAAGCTTATGCTTTTATCGGAATTTTTGGTCAGAATGGCTCAATTAACCAATTTCTTACTTTTATCGGAGTAGGACCGCAGCAGATTCTCTTTACGGACTTTTCATTTATCTTTGTAGCCAGCTACATCGAGCTGCCCTTTATGATTCTGCCCATTTTCAATGTTCTGGATGATTTGGATCCTAATCTTATCAATGCCAGTTACGACTTGGGAGCTAATCGCTGGGAAACTTTCCGTCGGGTTGTTTTCCCTTTGTCCTTGAATGGTGTCAGAAGTGGAGTGCAGTCAGTCTTTATCCCTAGTCTCAGCCTCTTCATGCTGACCCGCTTAATCGGGGGTAATCGGGTAATTACTCTAGGAACTGCCATAGAGCAGCACTTCCTGACTACTCAAAACTGGGGTATGGGCTCCACTATCGGAGTGGTACTGATTGTTGCCATGCTCTTTACCATGTGGGCAACCAAGGAAAGGAGAGGGCGATGA
- a CDS encoding ABC transporter ATP-binding protein produces MKKPIIEFKNVSKVFEDNNTVVLKDINFELEEGKFYTLLGSSGSGKSTILNIIAGLLDATDGDIFLDGVRINDIPTNKRDVHTVFQSYALFPHMNVFENVAFPLRLRKVDKKEIQERVAEVLKMVQLEGFERRSIRKLSGGQRQRVAIARAIINQPRVVLLDEPLSALDLKLRTDMQYELRELQQRLGITFVFVTHDQEEALAMSDWIFVMNDGEIVQSGTPVDIYDEPINHFVATFIGESNILPGKMIEDYLVEFNGKRFEAVDGGMRPNEAVEVVIRPEDLRITLPEEGKLQVKVDTQLFRGVHYEIIAYDELGNEWMIHSTRKAIVGEEIGLHFEPEDIHIMRLNETEEEFDARIEEYVEVEEQEAGLINAIEEERDEENNL; encoded by the coding sequence TTGAAAAAACCAATCATCGAGTTTAAAAACGTTTCAAAAGTTTTTGAAGATAATAATACTGTCGTTCTGAAAGATATTAATTTCGAGCTGGAAGAAGGAAAGTTCTATACTTTGCTGGGGTCTTCTGGTTCTGGAAAATCAACGATTCTGAACATTATTGCCGGTCTTTTGGACGCGACAGACGGGGATATTTTTCTTGATGGTGTTCGCATCAATGATATTCCCACTAATAAACGAGACGTCCACACGGTTTTTCAGTCCTATGCACTGTTTCCGCATATGAATGTTTTTGAAAATGTTGCCTTTCCGCTGCGTTTGCGCAAGGTTGATAAAAAAGAAATTCAAGAGCGGGTTGCTGAAGTACTGAAAATGGTTCAGCTGGAAGGCTTTGAACGCCGTTCTATTCGCAAACTGTCGGGCGGTCAGCGTCAGCGTGTAGCCATTGCTCGGGCAATCATCAATCAGCCGCGGGTCGTTTTGCTGGATGAGCCTCTGTCTGCTCTGGATTTGAAGCTGCGCACGGACATGCAGTATGAGCTGCGGGAATTGCAGCAGCGTCTGGGTATTACCTTTGTCTTTGTCACGCACGACCAAGAGGAAGCCCTAGCTATGAGCGACTGGATTTTCGTTATGAATGATGGCGAGATTGTTCAGTCGGGAACACCTGTTGATATTTATGACGAGCCTATTAATCACTTTGTTGCAACCTTCATTGGCGAGTCCAATATTCTGCCTGGTAAGATGATTGAGGACTATCTGGTTGAGTTTAATGGCAAGCGCTTTGAAGCAGTGGATGGCGGGATGCGCCCAAATGAAGCTGTCGAGGTGGTGATTCGGCCGGAGGATTTGCGGATTACTCTGCCAGAAGAAGGCAAGCTGCAGGTTAAAGTTGACACCCAGCTTTTCCGTGGCGTTCACTATGAGATTATTGCTTATGATGAATTGGGCAATGAATGGATGATTCACTCGACTCGCAAGGCCATTGTTGGTGAAGAAATTGGTCTGCATTTCGAGCCGGAGGATATCCATATCATGCGTCTCAATGAAACAGAAGAAGAATTCGATGCCCGTATCGAAGAATATGTTGAAGTAGAAGAGCAAGAAGCGGGTCTGATCAATGCCATTGAGGAGGAACGCGATGAAGAAAACAACCTCTAA
- the murB gene encoding UDP-N-acetylmuramate dehydrogenase yields the protein MQKLEKLKTELEGIDIRFNEPLSQYTYTKVGGAADFLVFPRNRYELARVVNFANQEDIPWMVLGNASNIIVRDGGIRGFVIMFDKLNNVTVDGYMIEAEAGANLIQTTHIALQNSLTGFEFACGIPGSVGGAVFMNAGAYGGEIAHVLVSCKVLTPQGQVKTLDVRDMRFGYRHSLVQETGDIVISAKFALSPGVHRTIRQEMERLTHLRELKQPLEYPSCGSVFKRPLGHFAGQLISEAGLKGHRIGGVEVSEKHAGFMINVDKGTAQDYENLIAHVIERVRENSGITLEREVRIIGESL from the coding sequence ATGCAAAAACTAGAGAAATTAAAAACTGAATTAGAAGGAATCGACATTCGCTTCAATGAGCCTTTGAGTCAATACACCTATACAAAGGTCGGGGGCGCAGCCGATTTCTTAGTTTTCCCCCGCAATCGTTATGAGCTGGCTCGTGTTGTCAATTTTGCCAATCAAGAAGACATTCCTTGGATGGTGCTGGGAAATGCCAGTAATATCATTGTGAGAGACGGTGGTATCCGAGGTTTTGTCATTATGTTTGACAAGCTCAACAATGTAACGGTAGATGGCTATATGATTGAGGCAGAAGCTGGAGCTAATCTGATTCAGACAACCCATATCGCCCTGCAGAATAGTCTGACTGGCTTTGAGTTTGCCTGTGGTATTCCTGGCAGCGTCGGCGGAGCTGTCTTTATGAACGCTGGGGCTTATGGCGGAGAGATTGCTCATGTCTTAGTATCTTGTAAGGTACTGACGCCTCAGGGGCAAGTCAAAACGCTGGACGTTCGAGATATGAGGTTTGGCTATCGTCACTCACTAGTTCAGGAAACAGGCGACATTGTTATTTCTGCTAAGTTTGCTCTTTCGCCCGGTGTTCACAGAACTATTCGTCAGGAAATGGAGCGCTTAACCCATCTGCGGGAGCTCAAGCAGCCTTTGGAATATCCGTCCTGCGGATCTGTTTTCAAGCGTCCTTTGGGTCACTTTGCTGGTCAGCTCATTAGTGAAGCAGGCCTTAAGGGTCATCGTATCGGCGGTGTAGAGGTATCCGAGAAGCATGCTGGCTTTATGATTAACGTCGATAAAGGAACGGCTCAAGATTATGAAAATCTTATTGCCCATGTGATTGAAAGGGTGCGGGAAAATTCAGGTATTACTCTGGAGCGCGAAGTCCGCATCATTGGTGAATCTCTGTAA
- the thrB gene encoding homoserine kinase: MKIIVPATSANIGPGFDSVGVALSKYLEIEVLEESQDWVIEHDLNPRIPKDRRNLLVKIALQLAPDIQPRRLKMTSDIPLARGLGSSSSVIVAGIELANQLAHLNLSDYQKLKIATKIEGHPDNVAPAIYGNLVVSSSSRNQVSAVVSDFPEADFIAYIPDYELRTVESRRVLPSRLSYKEAVAASSIANVAIAALLKGDMKIAGRAIESDLFHEKYRQPLIKEFSDIKFLARKNGSYATYISGAGPTVMVLSPKNKTEKIYQLLQKQTFKGQIFRLQVDTEGVRVEK; this comes from the coding sequence ATGAAAATTATTGTACCGGCGACCAGTGCCAATATCGGTCCTGGCTTTGACTCTGTTGGAGTGGCCCTGTCAAAATATCTGGAAATTGAAGTCTTGGAAGAAAGTCAGGATTGGGTGATTGAGCATGACCTTAATCCGAGAATTCCTAAGGACCGGCGCAATTTATTGGTTAAGATTGCCCTGCAGTTGGCACCAGATATTCAGCCACGCCGTTTGAAAATGACCAGTGATATTCCATTGGCTCGTGGACTTGGGTCTTCTAGCTCGGTCATTGTGGCTGGGATTGAATTGGCCAACCAGCTGGCTCACCTTAATTTGTCGGATTATCAGAAACTGAAAATCGCTACAAAGATTGAAGGCCATCCTGACAATGTTGCGCCAGCGATTTACGGAAATTTGGTCGTATCTAGCTCATCTAGAAATCAAGTATCTGCTGTGGTGTCGGATTTTCCAGAAGCCGACTTCATCGCTTATATCCCTGACTATGAGCTTCGGACGGTCGAGAGTCGTAGGGTCTTGCCGAGCCGCCTTTCATACAAGGAAGCTGTGGCGGCCAGCTCTATTGCCAATGTTGCGATTGCGGCTCTTTTAAAAGGTGATATGAAAATCGCAGGTCGGGCTATTGAGTCAGATTTGTTCCACGAAAAATATCGTCAGCCTTTGATCAAGGAATTTTCAGATATTAAGTTCTTGGCCAGAAAAAATGGCTCTTATGCAACCTATATCTCAGGAGCTGGTCCGACCGTTATGGTCTTATCACCTAAGAACAAAACAGAGAAGATTTACCAGCTTTTGCAAAAACAGACTTTCAAGGGGCAAATCTTCCGACTTCAGGTAGACACAGAGGGCGTCCGAGTAGAAAAATAA
- a CDS encoding homoserine dehydrogenase has protein sequence MSIKIALLGFGTVASGVPFLLKENGEKIVQAAHSEIEVAKVLVKDDAEKDRLLAAGNNFNFVTNVEEILKDPEITIVVELMGRIEPAKTFITRALEAGKHVVTANKDLLAVHGAELLEIAQKQNVALYYEAAVAGGIPILRTLVNSLASDKITRILGVVNGTSNFMMTKMVEEGWSYEDALAEAQRLGFAESDPTNDVDGIDAAYKMVILSQFAFGMNVKFEDVGHQGIRHITPEDVAVAQDLGYVVKLVGSIEETESGIAAEVAPTFLPKAHPLASVNGVMNAVFVESIGIGESMYYGPGAGQKPTATSVVADIVRISRRLNEGTVGKAFNEFSRELVLANPEDVKSSYYFSILAPDSKGQVLHLAEIFNAEDVSFKQILQEGTDGEKARVVIITHAVSKTQLENVTAKLKEVAEFDLLNTFKVLGD, from the coding sequence ATGTCTATTAAAATAGCTTTACTTGGTTTTGGAACAGTGGCCAGTGGTGTGCCTTTTTTGCTGAAAGAAAACGGAGAAAAAATCGTTCAAGCGGCTCATTCAGAGATTGAGGTTGCTAAAGTCTTGGTCAAAGATGATGCCGAAAAAGATCGTCTTTTAGCAGCTGGAAATAACTTTAACTTTGTCACAAATGTTGAAGAAATTCTGAAGGATCCTGAGATTACCATCGTTGTAGAATTGATGGGACGGATTGAGCCAGCGAAAACGTTCATCACTCGTGCTCTTGAAGCTGGCAAACATGTGGTAACGGCCAATAAGGACTTGTTGGCTGTTCACGGAGCAGAGTTGCTGGAAATTGCTCAAAAGCAAAATGTAGCTCTCTATTATGAAGCAGCTGTTGCTGGCGGAATTCCAATCCTGCGTACCTTGGTTAATTCACTGGCTTCTGACAAAATTACTCGTATCTTGGGTGTTGTCAATGGAACCTCTAACTTTATGATGACCAAGATGGTAGAAGAAGGCTGGTCTTATGAAGACGCTCTTGCTGAAGCACAGCGTCTTGGCTTTGCAGAAAGCGACCCAACCAATGACGTAGATGGCATTGATGCGGCTTACAAGATGGTCATTCTTAGCCAGTTCGCTTTTGGTATGAACGTTAAGTTTGAAGATGTGGGGCATCAGGGAATTCGTCATATCACACCAGAAGACGTGGCTGTTGCTCAAGATTTGGGCTATGTAGTCAAGCTGGTTGGTTCTATTGAAGAAACAGAATCGGGTATTGCAGCAGAAGTAGCTCCAACTTTTCTGCCTAAAGCTCATCCGCTGGCTAGTGTCAATGGGGTAATGAATGCTGTCTTTGTCGAGTCCATCGGTATTGGAGAATCCATGTACTACGGACCGGGAGCTGGGCAAAAACCAACAGCAACTAGTGTTGTGGCAGATATTGTTCGCATCAGCCGACGTTTGAATGAAGGAACAGTTGGCAAGGCCTTTAATGAATTCAGTCGTGAGTTAGTGCTGGCTAATCCCGAAGATGTGAAGAGCAGCTATTACTTCTCTATCTTGGCACCTGACTCTAAAGGTCAAGTTCTGCATTTGGCTGAGATTTTCAATGCTGAGGATGTTTCCTTTAAGCAGATTCTGCAGGAAGGTACAGATGGCGAGAAGGCTCGCGTGGTGATTATTACCCATGCAGTCAGCAAGACGCAGCTGGAAAATGTCACTGCTAAGCTTAAAGAGGTCGCTGAGTTCGACTTGCTCAATACCTTCAAAGTATTAGGAGATTAA
- a CDS encoding polysaccharide deacetylase family protein, translating to MTGKHRGNRMQQRKARKRAILLSLTSLLLFLVLIVGGFSLLAKLQNSHNQKEANSVSTNQVNTSSKTSSAPTRDKKTTSDDNSKGKVKWVKQDKPVQVPILMYHAIHVMDPSEAANAGLIVDPDTFESHLKALKDAGYYPLTPAEAYKVLTENVLPENKNVVWLTFDDSLKDFYTNAFPLLQKYDMKATNNVITGFVQAGREDMLTLNEIKEMKDKGMSFEDHTVNHPDLSATTEDQQKIELKDSKSYLDKNLSQTTTTVAYPSGRYSDATLQIAESLGYKMGLTTNNGLASLSNGLLTLNRVRVNPTTTAEDLLNEIATN from the coding sequence ATGACAGGAAAACACCGTGGAAATCGCATGCAGCAACGAAAAGCTAGGAAAAGAGCTATTTTACTTTCTCTGACAAGCTTATTACTTTTTCTCGTCCTGATTGTTGGTGGCTTTTCTTTGCTAGCCAAGCTGCAAAACTCGCACAACCAAAAAGAAGCGAATAGTGTGTCAACGAACCAAGTCAATACTTCATCTAAAACTTCGTCAGCACCGACTCGGGATAAAAAGACGACTTCTGATGACAACAGTAAAGGCAAGGTCAAATGGGTCAAGCAAGACAAGCCCGTTCAAGTTCCTATCTTGATGTATCATGCCATTCACGTCATGGATCCATCAGAAGCAGCTAACGCCGGTTTGATTGTAGATCCAGACACATTTGAAAGTCATCTAAAAGCTTTAAAAGACGCAGGCTACTACCCACTGACACCAGCTGAAGCGTACAAGGTCCTAACGGAGAACGTCCTGCCAGAAAACAAAAATGTCGTCTGGCTGACCTTCGATGATAGTTTAAAGGATTTCTACACTAATGCCTTTCCACTTCTCCAGAAATATGACATGAAAGCAACCAATAATGTCATTACTGGATTTGTTCAAGCGGGTCGTGAAGATATGCTGACACTGAATGAGATAAAGGAAATGAAGGACAAAGGCATGTCCTTTGAAGACCACACCGTCAACCATCCCGACCTCTCAGCAACGACAGAAGACCAACAAAAAATTGAGTTAAAAGATTCCAAGTCTTACTTAGACAAAAATCTGTCTCAAACCACAACCACCGTTGCCTATCCATCTGGACGATACAGTGATGCAACCTTGCAGATTGCTGAAAGCCTTGGCTACAAGATGGGATTGACGACCAATAATGGTCTAGCTTCCCTATCCAATGGCTTGCTCACACTCAATCGAGTTCGCGTTAACCCAACCACTACTGCAGAAGACCTCCTAAATGAAATCGCAACAAACTAA
- a CDS encoding ABC transporter permease, translating to MNIVTVLGLLVSSMLIYAAPLIFTSIGGAYSEHAGVVNVGLEGIMVMGAFTGVLFNLTFEKSLGSATPWLSLIAAGLVGLVFSLIHAVATINFRADHVVSGTVLNLLAPALAIFLVKAIYNKGQTDNIQRSFGKFNFPVLSDIPVLGDIFFKHTSLVGYLAIAFSFLAWFVMFKTKFGLRLRSVGEHPQAADTLGINVYLMRYCGVMISGLLGGIGGAIYAQSISVNFAVTTIVGPGFIALAAMIFGKWSPIGAMLASLFFGASQSLAVIGNQLPLLSSVPKVYLQIAPYVLTIVVLAAFFGKAVAPKADGINYIKSK from the coding sequence ATGAATATTGTAACGGTATTAGGTTTATTAGTATCATCTATGCTGATTTATGCGGCTCCCTTGATTTTCACAAGTATTGGCGGAGCCTACTCTGAGCACGCTGGTGTGGTTAATGTTGGCTTGGAAGGAATCATGGTTATGGGTGCTTTTACAGGCGTTCTCTTTAACCTGACTTTCGAAAAGAGCTTGGGTAGCGCGACTCCGTGGCTTTCATTGATTGCTGCTGGTTTGGTCGGACTTGTCTTCTCTCTTATCCATGCTGTAGCGACCATTAACTTCCGTGCGGACCATGTTGTGAGTGGTACAGTGCTGAACTTGCTGGCGCCAGCCTTGGCAATTTTCCTTGTTAAAGCTATTTATAACAAGGGACAAACGGATAATATTCAGCGTTCATTCGGGAAGTTTAATTTCCCTGTCCTGTCTGATATTCCAGTTTTGGGAGACATTTTCTTCAAGCATACAAGCTTGGTTGGTTATCTTGCCATTGCTTTCTCTTTCCTCGCTTGGTTTGTCATGTTTAAGACTAAATTTGGACTGCGTCTTCGCTCAGTCGGAGAGCATCCGCAGGCGGCAGATACCTTGGGAATCAATGTTTACCTCATGCGTTATTGCGGTGTCATGATTTCTGGTCTGCTCGGTGGTATTGGTGGAGCTATTTATGCTCAGTCAATCTCTGTTAACTTTGCTGTGACAACTATCGTAGGTCCAGGATTTATTGCCTTGGCAGCTATGATTTTTGGTAAATGGAGTCCTATTGGTGCCATGTTGGCGAGTCTCTTCTTTGGAGCTTCCCAAAGTTTGGCGGTTATCGGGAACCAGTTGCCATTGCTTTCAAGCGTTCCAAAGGTTTATCTGCAGATTGCGCCTTACGTATTGACGATTGTAGTCCTTGCGGCATTCTTCGGTAAAGCTGTTGCTCCGAAAGCGGATGGTATCAACTATATCAAGTCTAAATAA
- a CDS encoding ABC transporter permease, translated as MSKKSQKIAVPLISVVLGILLGAVVMLIFGYDALWGYESLFKTAFGSLRSLGEISRAMGPLILIGLGFAVASRAGFFNVGLPGQALAGWIMAGWFALSFPNLPRPLMLLATVVIAAAAGGVIGAIPGILRAYLGTSEVIVTIMMNYIVLFVGNAVIHSFPKSVMQSIDSSKRVSANAIYQTEWLRSLTSNSRMNIGIFFALIAVVVIWYLLKKTTLGFEIRAVGLNPNASEYAGMSSKRTIIVSMIISGALAGLGGVVEGLGTYQNVFVQGSSLSVGFNGMAVSLLAANSPIGILFAAFLFAVLSVGAPGMNVAQIPTELVNIVTASIIFFVSAHYLIERMTGMTIFDFLKNRRQEAKKVKEGN; from the coding sequence ATGTCTAAGAAATCACAAAAGATTGCAGTTCCCTTAATCTCAGTTGTTCTAGGGATTTTATTGGGAGCGGTTGTCATGCTCATCTTTGGCTATGATGCCCTCTGGGGATATGAATCCCTCTTTAAAACAGCTTTTGGTTCTTTGAGAAGTTTGGGTGAAATTTCTCGTGCAATGGGACCTCTGATTCTCATCGGTTTGGGCTTTGCTGTAGCTAGCCGGGCTGGGTTCTTTAATGTTGGACTTCCAGGACAGGCCTTGGCTGGCTGGATTATGGCTGGTTGGTTTGCACTTTCCTTCCCTAATTTACCTCGTCCGCTGATGTTATTAGCTACTGTAGTCATTGCGGCAGCAGCTGGTGGTGTTATCGGCGCTATTCCAGGAATTCTGCGTGCTTATCTGGGAACAAGTGAAGTCATCGTAACCATTATGATGAACTATATTGTTCTCTTTGTTGGAAATGCTGTTATTCATAGTTTCCCTAAATCTGTGATGCAGAGTATTGACTCTAGTAAGCGTGTTTCTGCCAATGCGATTTATCAAACAGAGTGGTTGAGAAGTCTTACATCTAACTCTCGGATGAATATCGGTATCTTCTTTGCCTTGATTGCAGTAGTGGTTATTTGGTATTTGCTTAAGAAAACAACACTTGGTTTTGAAATTCGTGCTGTAGGTCTTAATCCAAATGCATCCGAGTATGCAGGGATGTCATCTAAGCGTACTATTATCGTGTCTATGATTATTTCAGGTGCTCTTGCAGGACTTGGAGGAGTAGTAGAAGGACTTGGAACTTATCAGAATGTCTTTGTTCAAGGAAGTTCCTTGAGTGTTGGTTTCAATGGTATGGCGGTAAGTCTCTTGGCTGCCAACTCTCCAATTGGAATCCTCTTTGCAGCCTTCCTCTTTGCAGTTCTGAGTGTTGGTGCTCCAGGTATGAACGTGGCTCAGATTCCAACAGAACTTGTAAACATCGTAACAGCTTCTATCATCTTCTTTGTCAGCGCCCACTATCTGATTGAGCGTATGACAGGTATGACGATCTTTGATTTCCTTAAAAATCGTCGGCAGGAAGCTAAAAAAGTGAAGGAGGGAAACTAG